The genomic DNA CACACATCTTGTTGCCGCCTGGAATCTATTTCATCCTTTCGGAGACCACTGGAAAGCGCGACGTTCACACCGCCACCATGGAGGATCTCGAGCAGCCAGAGACGCCGACCATCAACAGCCGCGAGGACGAGCCAGAGGGCAACAATGACCAAACCGACCCTCTGCGCCCGGAGATAGAAGAGGAGAACGATGCGGGAGGAACGCCCCCAATGGCTGATCCTACCGCCGACACCGAGGTGCAGGAGGAGCTGCCCACGAACGGCGCAGATGAGGCCGACGACGAAGCAGACGGCGGCAACCCAGCCAACACCGACCGGGCAGTccaagacgacgaagatgacgatTCAGAACTAGAAGAGCTGGACGAACAGGAGTTCGCCGACTTTGACGCCACGGCGCTGAACATCCCAGATAAGCCGATTGATGTGGACGAGAGCAATGTTGCTCTACTGGGTGTGCACAAGCGCAAGCGAAcggccgaagaagaggctgaGCGCGagcgaaagaagaagaaaaaagagaagaagagagacaAGCCAAGTCGGAGACGCAgaggcgaggatgaagatgactTTGAGGGCGGGCCAGAAATGGATGGCAAGCGCTCGAGAAAAGGCAAGGGATCAAAGCCGAGTGGCAGCTCAAAGAGGGAGAGGACGCCGATTGATCTTGACAGCCTGCCACCGGATGAGCGTGAGTACATGGAACTCCCGAGGTTGAACACATACTAACAGTTGCAGGCCGTCGTCGTGCACTCGATGCGAAGATTGATGAGGCTCTCAAGACACATCGTGTGTCTCGCCGCAAAGCCGCCCAGGACATGGAAGAGCGCGCCGACCAAGAACTTTCAGAAATGCGTACTCGCATCGCTAAAGCTTGTGAGGCTGATGCTCAGGCTCGACAGCGAGGCGAAGTCGCCGTTCAGAAGCTCAAGATTCTCCCCGAGGTCGTGGAGCTCATGAACCGCAACACCATTCAGTCGCAACTCGTTGATCCGGATATCAACATTCTCGAATCTGTCCGATTTATGCTCGAACCCGCCGATCAAGATGCGGCCTTGCCAAACTACCAGATCCAGCGTGAGCTCTTTGCTATCCTCTCAAAGCTCAACATTGGAAAGGAAGCACTCGTTGCTTCAGCTATCGGCAAAGTCGTGCTTTTCTATACCAAATCATCCCAACCACAACCAGACATCAAGAGACAAGCCGAACAACTCGTCGCAGAATGGACCCGCGTTATTCTGAACAAGGGCAAAGATGCTCGCTCCAAGCCTGTCGAGACGAGAGGCTACGACCCATTGGTTGCGGCTGCGAGCCAGAGAATGGGAGGTAGTCAAGTTGATCGTACTGCAGTGGCTGCAGAGAAGCGGAAGAGAGCACTCGAACTTCCTGGACCAGCGAACCGAGCGAGAGTATTGGGTGGTGTCGGAACGTACAGCATTGCGCCTGTCAGTAATTTGAGTAACGCTCAAGGTGTGAGTGCGCGAAAGACGCAGGGCGCGAACGACGAGGCATTTAGGAGAATTGCGGCGAGGAGTTCGCAGAAGGCTGGAAAGCGGTAGACATGTTAATGGAAATGGTTTTGAGGTGATTCACCAAGGGTGCAGCGAGGCGTAGGGAATGGCACAAGCGAACGTACGGCGTGTACTGCATTGAATAGAAGACAGGGCGGAATTACTTGGCTGCCAATGCCGAACAGAACAGCTTCAGATACTCGATGAACGGAAGGGATGAGCAATCTGTCCCTTCGATATCACTAGCAAGCTACACCATGGCCAATCGACCTTTGGCTCCGGCTTCTTTTTGACAAAGTGTGAAATCCAACATTTTGGCTATATAATCAACACGCCATGTTTCAACGCTATGCAAAGATAAAACAGCAGACAATCTACAAGATATACACGGGCATCCGACTCCCCATCAACCTCGGCGGCAAAATCAAAGCATCCTTCTCATCAAAATCATGCAACAACCACCACAAACTCATCCggaacatcaacatcaaccagATCTCCTCCCTCAGTGATCCCTTGCTGACTGAATGAATACTATTCGGCTTCGACACCATACCATTCGCATGCCCATTACCAAGCGCTCCTTTCTCATTATCAGGTGATAATAAAGCCGCAATATTTCCCGTCTTCTCCACAACTCTCTCCCTCACCGATGAGCCTTGAAAATTGATGACTTTCTCTCGGATGACGTGGAAGTAGTGGTACCAGATTTCCTCTTCAGTATCACAATCTCTCGAATGCAGGAATGATTTCGGATCGCTGATTTCTTCGAGTACGACGGAGACGTGGGCGCCAGCGATGAAGAGAATTTGGGTTTCGCCATAGGTATGCAAGAATTCGTTATCGATGGCTGAGATGGCGGATTGCACGGCGTCGCGCATATCGATGGAGATTTCGGAAGGGTTGGACTGCCAGACAGGTTTGAGACTTTCTTGCCAGATGGCATCGATCCAGTTGAGGCGGGCAAGGACGTTGGAAGGAGATTGTGCTTCGTGAATCATGCGGGCGATGTTGCCTTGGAATTCGGATTGGATTTTGCAGGCGCTGAGGTCGTTGAGCCAGGGGTCTGGAGTTGGATTGGGGAGGCGTTTGAAGTTTGTGCCGGGGATGCGGAAGACTTTGCTGAGCATGGCGATCATTTCGAAGGAGACTGTTTTGTTCATTCGTCAGTTCGTGATCTCGCAAAAGGCAGCCTGGAAGAGGGGGCCACTCACCTGATCGAATCACGCTATGCTCCTTCCTCGAGAAGTACCTCTCAATCGACTTTCGATCCAGCTTCAACGACCTCAGCGTCCGCTGCGTCACAAACATATCCTCCCAAGCAGCCTTCTTGGGCTCGAAATTCAGCTGCAAACCATCAAAGATCGTCTGAACAGACCCAAAAAGCATCTGCTTCACAGCCGGACAAGGAATCATCCTATTCTCTGCAAAACTCGCCTTCCCCGTCACAGCAAAAGACAAACTCACCCCCAATCCCCATACAGTCTGCGAAAGCAACATATACCCATTCCCCTCCGCCCTCAAATTCCACGTATCCTGATCAAACGTAACCCACTGCATTCCCAAAAGCGCCGCCATCTCCACGATATGGCTAATATTCGACGTCGCAAACGGCTTCCTCACCGCATCAGGCATCTGATCCcaactcctcttcttctcctgcacCTGCACAACCATCGTCGACGGAACCTCcctcatcatcgacgaaTCCCTCGCTGTCTTCTTCGAAGACCCCAAATCCCACTGCCTTCCCTCAACCTCAGCCTTCTGCAAAGCCTCCATAAAAACAACCCAACTCGCATGCTCATCATCAGCCGTATGAACTTTCATAGCTCCAGCTTTCGCATCATCTGCTTGCTGACTCGGAACTCTACAATGCGTTTCCTCATAACTTTTCAAAGATCCGGTAATATTATACACCGGTCGTTCAGGAACAGGGCCTCGAGTGTTATTTGGCGGAGCGACAAAAAGAATTGGAGTCCGCATCATGACTTTGAATCGGAATTCATTCCAGGTAAAAACTCGTTTGGTTTTTTTGCCCCAGAGGCCCATGATGCCTTCACCGCATAATCGATAACCTTCTGCGCTGGCGGCGAATTGTTGTAGTGCTTGTGCtgttgcgatgatgaaggcaacgatggcgatgacgagCGATACGATCGCTATTATTAATTCGTTGTCGGCCATGTTTTCATGCTTTTGAGGGTGTAGCTTGGCTGAATAGCACTGTTTGCTGTTAGGGCAATTTATGTCTTGGTTCAAGTCTTGGCCCGGAGAAcaagaagttatagtagagatatatcaGCGGCTCTTGAGGAACACAAAGATTGATGCGAAAAGACCGGTGTACAGACCCACCGCCACATGTTTGTAGTTTGTTGGTCACTTTACCGCTGAGGTTCAGCTGAAGGTCCCCCTAGTTAATCTGGACTGCGCCATAGCCGCTGATCATGCATAACGCCGCAATCCTTCGTGTGGAGTCACGTGTAGGGCTCGGCCAATACTGCAGGCCGCCAAGTTCGATGACTGGTCGACATGCACTATTCCGCGAGCCGCGTCTCCATCAAACAACGAATTGAAGGAATGATCCAATCTCCTACTTGCACAGCTCACGGGAGCAGGCTAGATGTGAATCGATGCATTCTATCGTTCTGCATACAAACGCAAGGAAAAGCAAATTACTTATGAATAATCAAACCGATCAGGCATGATGATCGGTGCTGCGAGTGTCCATCCAAAAATGCCGTAGCATACCCACGCACACACGATCTTGACCCAACTTGCCCAGTACGTTCTGCCCACTGGCACAAAATCGCCCTTTTCGATGTTCTTATCACCTCCGATGTTTTGTGTCAAGAGTGTAGCAACCCAGGCAGTGGCCAGCATGAAGATGATGTGGTACAAGGAATAGTTGTACTGCGTGCGTTGCTTCTCATCGTCATTCTTGTGCTTAGCGCtttcttcgtcgtcttcatcatcgctctCGTCCAGGGCAGAAGCAGGAAGTGCGCCGGATTCGACTGCTCTTCGCAATGCTTCCTGTCGCATGGCGCGGCGGGATTCAGGTTGAGTGTCGACCAAATCATGGCTATCGGCTTCGTTGTCGAGTGAGACATACCCCTTATTACCAGCGCCCATTGCGAGACCATATGTAGCCGCACGTGTGGTGGTGTAAGCACAAGTGACGAATGTGACAACCGCTCCCAGGACAATGCTGGCCTTGCGCGACCCGGCAGCTCTGACCAGTGGATTGCAGCTCTTGTCATCCGGCTCCATTGCTACCGCACTGAATGTGAGATAAGTGCAGTAAATAGCCACCACAGCAGCCTGAGCAAGTCCAGCGCGTGGGTTGTTCGCCTGAATGGTTGGGTGAATTGACATGACACTGATGCCAACCAGGAAGATCAAGTTCATCGTGATCGCGGCCTGATTCATGCCACATCCGCTGTTGGCGAAGAAAATGTACATGACAATCGTCAGGGCGATCGCTCCGAGATACATGCCCAAAGTCGAGCCGATAAGGATTCCGCGCCACAGTCCAGAATCCGTGTCCTCAATCTTGTCAATGCAGAACTCCGCAAAGCTATGCGCCAAATCGACCAGCAGGACCagtccgaggaagaggaataaGACTGCTCCGACCAGAGCCACATAATTGCCCCAGACCTCGAAGAACGTGTTCGGGATCAAAAAGCTGAGCGCAATCAAGCCCAACCAAACGATAATTTTCGGGCCCCAGAATCCATTTTGTATCGCCGCCCTCTTGTCCTTTGAACTGTTCACTCCAATCAACAACACGGCCAGTACACAATGAAACAGGCCCAGCGCAAAGTTGATGCGATGCACTGCCGCGAAACCGAAACATTCATGGCCCAGACAATCGACCGTGACGTAGTCCAGTAGAACCTTTTGCAGTTTCTTGACGGCCCAATCGGTGAGCATGACCCAGGAGAGAAGCGAGTTGAGAAGGAGGATGGCGGCGTAGGCGATTCGAGTTGCGATGCTGTTGTTGCATTTGCCGCAGGCAGAGCACACGGCGGAGCATGTTGCGGCACCGCAGCAGCTGGCGCCAAATGTGAGGAGGGTACCCATGCTGGGCACCGCCATCAGCGGCAGCGATAATAGCATGCCCATGATTGCTGATGTTGTGGGCGGTGTTTGGTGAGGTCGGTGGTTTGCGACTGATGACTGCCTGGCCGTCTCGTGTTCGAGAAGCCGCCGCCGAGGAGGACGTCACGGGACAGGGATGGCACGAGCCAAGTGTGCCTGACGGCCTGAGTTTGACTCGGCTTGAGTGATGTCAGTTCAAACCGAAGTACATCTATTGTGGTATACGCATATCATATCATACCCATCGTCctaactattcttatctaGATTTCAAGAGTACTCCAGTTTCTCGATCATAGCAAGATCTTCATCGAAGCGTCGTTACCACAACAAGCCGAGCATCCGCCCTCCCTTCACCGTACTCTTCTTACCACCACACGATCCACGTCCAACAACAATGACCCTCCAACAAGAATTCAATTCATGGTGGGCACCGAAGTCCAACGAAGAAGCCCCAACCTCATCTGTCCCTCAAATCGGCTCTCAAGCTCCTCAGCCCGTTATTCTTGCCCTCCAGTCCAACCAACGCACagtcctcgccttcctccgCCATTGTGGGTGTCCGTAAGTTTGAAAAAGAAAAGCTCCAACGATTCCACTCATTTCGCGTTCAAAGATCTAATGAATAATCAACGTTCTCAGATTCGCCGAGAAGACttacctcctcctccgcgaaGCAGCCAAGACCCACCGCGACATCGACTTCCTAGCAATCTCACACTCCGACCAAACTTCCACAGATAAATGGTTGAAATCGATTCCGCAATTCGGTAGTGAACCGGCGAATTTACGGATCATAGTCGATGCTGATAGGGTATGAGCCTTCAGCCTTCCCCCTTCTACATTTCGTTTCATATTCATGCTAATACGCATTGCCATTTCCTAGGAAGCCTACAACGCCTACGGCCTCAGCGTCTCCTCCTGGGGCCACGTCCTCTCAGCAGGAAGTATGTGGAACGTATGGAATTTAGCCAAGAATGAAGGGATCAGCAATCGACCGACGGAGAGTGGGAGTCGATGGCAGACGTCTGGGACTTTTGCGATAGGGGAGGATGGGAGGGTGAAGTGGGGTGGTGAGTTGAATTGCGTCTGCCCTTCCAGTGTGTTGTGCGCTTTGCTGATCTGTGATATCGGAATATAGGAGCTGCGAATCGTGCGGATGACATTCCGAATTTCGAAGAAGCTGTTAAAGCATTGGACAGTGGGAAAGTGGAGACAAAGTTGTGAAATTAACGGCGAGTGTCTTGGAGGACAGTACAAGTTCCAGTGTGAAGTAGCGAACGCGATGTATGAGAGATACCCATGAATTTGCGTAAAAATTAAAGCCTGGTTCAGGTTCGTGATTGAGATTAGTATACAAATCCCAGCACGTTGGTAGCACCACGTCTAGTATAGTGATGAGGACCGAAAGCTCAATATCAAATCCTTGGGACAACTCATCAATTTTCGTGGTCTTAGAGGAGGCAGAGGGAATAGCAGGGAACAATGAACATCAGGCACATGAATTGGAATATCATTGCTGTAATACACGATCTTGCAAGCATGTCGATACCACACGTGGACCATATGCCAAGCCAAAGCCTTCTGCAGCGGTCGTTTTGTGTGGCTCTCCAGCGTTGCAATTCTCTACTCATCATCGTTGACATCAATGACAGTCTCCTTCCATTTACGTGCTGGGATGCGACGCTTGAACATGATGTCAATCTCACGGTATGAGCGGTTCTTCATCTCAGGCAAGCCCCACCAGGCGACTGCGAGACAGACAAAAGCGGTACCACCCCTGAATTTCACAATTAGGACATGCTCTCGACATAGCAACGATTTCTGGGACTTACCACACGTAACCGCACTTTCCGGCCAAGTTGGCACCAGTTGGATTCAACATCCAGGAAGCCAAGAAGATACATGGAATCTCGACAATGTAGTAGGTAGCGCGACCCATACCTGTCGTCAGAGGCCTGAGGCGAATGGCAGAAGTCTCTCCAATGATGACCCAGGAAGCAGGAGCCGGTCCTAGGGTGAAGAAGACGGAGACGATCAGACCCAACGATGCCTGTGCCAGGTTGGCGGCGTGAGAGGCACCAAAGGAACCAGCGATACCCAGAGCGATCAGAAGGATAAAGTTGGCGAGGGATCCCCAGAGGTAGATAGAACGACGACCAAAGTATGTGGTCAAGATCCAGGAAAGCATGACGGCGATCCATTGAAGAGCGGAGGTGATCAGACCCAAGGCGAACGCCAGGTTCGAGTTCACACCTGCCTGTCGGAAGAAGTAGACTGCCTGATTGGCGATCAAATTACCCGTGAGGTTTTGCGCAGCGTAGACACCACAAACGATGAGAGTTCGGCGAAGGTCGGTTCCCTTGAACAGTTCGATGTGGTTGGGCTGGGTTTGGGTCTCCTCCATTTCGATGACACGGCGCATCATGGCAATGGTCTCTGGTGTCTTCATCTGATCCTTGCGTCCAAGACGCTCGACCGATTTCGCG from Cercospora beticola chromosome 3, complete sequence includes the following:
- a CDS encoding uncharacterized protein (BUSCO:EOG0926390Q) produces the protein MEDLEQPETPTINSREDEPEGNNDQTDPLRPEIEEENDAGGTPPMADPTADTEVQEELPTNGADEADDEADGGNPANTDRAVQDDEDDDSELEELDEQEFADFDATALNIPDKPIDVDESNVALLGVHKRKRTAEEEAERERKKKKKEKKRDKPSRRRRGEDEDDFEGGPEMDGKRSRKGKGSKPSGSSKRERTPIDLDSLPPDERRRRALDAKIDEALKTHRVSRRKAAQDMEERADQELSEMRTRIAKACEADAQARQRGEVAVQKLKILPEVVELMNRNTIQSQLVDPDINILESVRFMLEPADQDAALPNYQIQRELFAILSKLNIGKEALVASAIGKVVLFYTKSSQPQPDIKRQAEQLVAEWTRVILNKGKDARSKPVETRGYDPLVAAASQRMGGSQVDRTAVAAEKRKRALELPGPANRARVLGGVGTYSIAPVSNLSNAQGVSARKTQGANDEAFRRIAARSSQKAGKR